In Cyanobium sp. WAJ14-Wanaka, a single genomic region encodes these proteins:
- a CDS encoding NAD-dependent epimerase/dehydratase family protein: MKVFVLGGDGFCGWPCAVNLADAGHEVVIVDNLSRRKIDIDLEVESLTPIATMGDRLKAWEEVGGKPMRFVHLDIAQEYDRLVDLLQTERPGAVVHFAEQRAAPYSMKSSATKRYTVDNNVNGTHNLLAAIVESGLDTHIVHLGTMGVYGYGSHRGATIPEGYLKVEVPQPDGSRFEEEILHPASPGSVYHMTKTLDQLLFLYYNKNDRIRITDLHQGIVWGTNTAATERDPRLTNRFDYDGDYGTVLNRFLMQAAIGYPLTVHGTGGQTRAFIHIRDSVKCVELALENPPAKGERVKIFNQMTESHQVGELAQKVAALTGAQINNLPNPRNEAVENDLIVDNRCFIELGLKPTTLDDGLLAEVVDVARRWADRCDRSRIPCVSAWTQDQAQAIAKP, translated from the coding sequence GTGAAGGTTTTCGTTCTCGGTGGCGACGGCTTTTGCGGTTGGCCCTGTGCTGTGAATCTCGCCGACGCTGGCCACGAGGTGGTGATCGTCGACAACCTCAGTCGCCGCAAGATCGACATCGACCTGGAGGTCGAGTCGCTTACTCCTATCGCCACCATGGGCGACCGGCTCAAGGCCTGGGAGGAGGTGGGCGGCAAGCCGATGCGCTTTGTCCACCTAGACATCGCCCAGGAATACGACCGGCTGGTAGACCTGCTGCAGACGGAGAGGCCAGGGGCGGTGGTCCATTTCGCCGAACAGCGGGCAGCGCCCTATTCGATGAAGAGCAGCGCCACCAAGCGCTACACCGTGGACAACAACGTCAACGGCACCCACAACCTGCTCGCCGCGATCGTGGAAAGCGGCCTCGACACCCACATCGTGCACCTCGGCACCATGGGGGTCTACGGCTACGGATCCCACCGAGGCGCCACGATCCCCGAGGGCTACCTGAAGGTGGAGGTGCCCCAACCTGACGGCAGCCGTTTTGAGGAGGAAATCCTCCATCCGGCCAGCCCAGGCAGCGTGTATCACATGACTAAGACGCTCGACCAGCTGCTTTTCCTCTACTACAACAAAAACGACCGGATCCGCATCACCGACCTGCACCAAGGCATCGTCTGGGGCACCAACACCGCGGCCACTGAGCGGGATCCCCGGCTCACAAACCGCTTCGACTACGACGGCGATTACGGCACCGTGCTCAACCGCTTTCTGATGCAGGCGGCCATTGGCTATCCGCTGACGGTCCACGGCACCGGTGGCCAAACCAGGGCCTTTATCCACATTCGCGACTCGGTCAAATGCGTGGAGCTGGCCCTGGAGAATCCTCCGGCCAAGGGGGAGCGGGTGAAGATCTTCAACCAGATGACCGAAAGCCACCAGGTGGGCGAACTAGCCCAAAAGGTGGCTGCCCTGACGGGTGCCCAAATCAACAACCTGCCCAACCCCCGCAACGAAGCAGTCGAAAACGACCTGATCGTCGACAACCGCTGCTTCATTGAGCTGGGCCTCAAGCCCACCACCCTTGATGACGGCCTTCTGGCCGAAGTGGTGGACGTGGCACGGCGCTGGGCCGACCGCTGCGACCGCAGCCGGATTCCCTGCGTGTCGGCCTGGACCCAGGACCAGGCCCAGGCCATCGCCAAGCCCTAA
- the psb34 gene encoding photosystem II assembly protein Psb34 — MQVTEEDGGRLNAFAKEPRMVLMEEGENSVSDSKVLLIGGALFVAALVAVAAGIS, encoded by the coding sequence ATGCAGGTCACCGAAGAAGACGGCGGACGCCTCAATGCCTTTGCCAAGGAACCCCGCATGGTGCTGATGGAGGAGGGCGAAAACAGTGTCAGCGACAGCAAAGTGCTGCTGATTGGTGGGGCCCTGTTTGTGGCAGCCCTGGTGGCAGTGGCGGCGGGAATCAGCTGA